AGCTTACCCCGTGTGTTTCGTACGCGGGGTCGTCCGCCCAGCCCTGGTTCGGGGCGTCGTAGAGAGCGACAGTGTCGTCGCGATCGATTGTCCGACGGCAGAACGTCTCCTGCAGGTCTGCCGTCGCTCCGACGGGGAACGCGCCGTCGGACGGGTCGGTACTGGCGATGACCCCCCAGTATCCGAGCTCGGGGACGATCCGGGTGAGATGCGCGTGTTCGACGCCGAGCCCGTCGGCTCCGAGTTCGAGTGCCTCCTCGGTTTTGGCCTGGAAGTCCGCCTGCGAGTCCAGTATATCCGCGACGCCGATGAGGGCGTCTTCCAGCTCTCCCTCGCTTGTACCCATATCACGCGATAACGTGAGCGTACAAAAAACCCTGCTCCCTACACAGATATACTGGTTTTAATACTAAATTGTATAAAAATAGGGGATGGGGCATCCGCCCGGTAGACTGCGCGGCGCGCCGGGAGGCCGCTAGTCTCGAACTTCGAGGACTTCGACCTCAAAGGTAAGCGTCTCGCCCGCGAGCTGGTGGTTGAAATCGACCTCGACGCCGTCCTCGGTGACGGCAGTGACGTCGCCGTGCAGGCCGTTCTGGGCGTGGACGTGCAAGCCGACCGCCGGCTGCTGGCCGACCATCCCCTCGAAGGTCTCCGGGTCGTACTCCCTGACGCGGTCCGATTCGTGCTCCCCATAGGCCTTCTCGGGCGGGACGGTTATCGTCGCCGTCTCTCCCTCGGCCATTCCGACCAGTGCCTCGTCCAACCCCTCGATGATCTCGCCTTCACCGACGGTGAATGCCAGCGAGGCGTACTCCTCGGGTTCGATATCGCCGGGTTCGGCCAGTCCGGCCTCGATAGCGACCTCGCGCCGGGAGGTGTCGAAGATCGTTCCGTCATCGAGGCGACCGACGTAGTCGATGGTCACCCCATCGCCGGGTTCGATTGACATGCCTATGGGTGGGTCACTCCCACGTATAAATCCTGTCGCTCGTCCCCGAGCGCGGACGCCGACTGCCGTCCTGGCCATAGTGGTTGCTGTACGTCTGTTCCGGGCAGAACTTCCAGTCTTGTACAGACCATCGTATCCGGATTACCCCTGCATCTGTGTTCCCGTACTGAAACTGGTGAGGTCGTCGATGCGTTCCTCGAGGGCTTCGATCTCCTGTCGTAGCTCGTCGGACTCCGTGTCGCTACTGGCCGCAAGCCGGTCTTTCAATCCCTGGAGTCGCGACTCTTTGACATCCTCGTCTACGTCTGCCTTCCGGACGTATTCGCTTTCATCAACCTCATAGATATCCGTTTCCGAGAGTTCAGTCACTTCCAGTGCCTCGTTCACCTTCTTCGAATCGACGCTCGTGACGCGCTCACGGTCGATCCCTGCGTCTTCCAGTGTGGCTAGTACCTCCTCTTCGTCTTTCAGCGATCGATTGCGGCGCGACGTTCGCTGGACCGAGCCGTACTGGCCGTGGACTGGTTGGTCGTGGTGGAGACGGTCGAGTAACACGTCGGCGATGTCCTGCCGGAAGTCGTTCGCGTTCCGCTGGACGTCCGAACAGAGCGTGTAGAGGTTCACCAGCGCATCCGTCTCCAGCGCCGTGAGATCGGAGACGTCCTGACGTTCCAGCGCGTCGATGAGGAGGAGCGCATCGGAGTACACGTCGAGTCCATCAGGCTCGACACGGTCGCTCTCGGCAGACGCCGATTCGTCACTCAGGAGTTGCGTATCGGTCGTCTCCTCTTTTTCGATGATAACGCCCTCTTGTTCGTCGACCTCGAATCGAGGATGCAGGCTCAGTACTGCCGGGTACGGGTCGGCATCGGGCGGGAGCCGATCGAGATCGAACTCGTCGTCCGAGTCCTGAATACGTCGGTAGAGGGTCTCGAACTGATCGCGCTGGAGCGGGCGACGCTCTCCAGTATCGCCGAACGTGACGACGACGCGGTGTTCCTGAACGTCCGTAACCCGGAACCTGTCGTGAGAGAGCGGTGTGATGAGTTCGGCACCGTCGTCCAACTCGTCAAGTTCCTCGAGCAGGGTGTGCCAACTGACGCTAAACGGCATAGCAGGAGGTACGACTGCTCGACTGAAAACGTTCAGGACCATCGGACGGCTGTCTGGCATGTATTCAGTCGCCCCACTGCGGCAGAGCGAACGAACCGCTTGACAAGCGCCTCGCGGCGACGCTCACGATGGCGCTGGCCGATCCGAACCGGCAAACCACCGATTCGGCACCGAAATCGAATTCTACGACCGCGTCGAAAGACGAGTCATGAACGTCGATAGGGAAACGGTCAAGAACAGAAGCACCGATGCGGTGTTCGAACGTGGAGTCAACTACCGTGACGAGGGACGCATTCAGCAACTCGACCGATTTGGCGAACTCGTTACGGCCACCGTCAGCGGTTCGAAGTTGTACGACGTGACCGTCGAATTCGGCGGGCGGAGTATCGACACGCGGTGTACCTGTCCATACGACGGGGGCGGGGACTGCAAGCACGTCGTCGCGGTACTACTGGACATCGCTGCCAGTCCGCCACAAGACGAGAGCGAGCGTGTCGAGACAGTCATCGACGACGTATCGACTGACGACCTGCGTGGGTTCGTCCGTGACGCCCTCGCCGAACACCCGGAGTTGCGCGAGCAGTTTCTCGCACGCTTTGGCGACGACCACAGCTCGGTCGAGGAGTACCGTGAAGAGATCGCACAACTGTTCGAGCAACACGCGGACCCAGGCGTGTACGACGCGATTGACTTCTCCCGATTTTTCGAGATTGCTGAACAGTACCGTGACCGCGAGCGGTATCTGGCCGCTGCGACTGTCTACCGAGCGGTGTTCGAGGAGATTGACGAGAAGTATAACTGGATCGACGGCGCGCACGACCACTACGCGATGACCATCCAGACCGCACTCGACGGCTACGCCGACTGCGTCCTCGCGACCGACCCGACTCCCGAGCAGTTCGACACGTACGCTGGCGTGCTGAAGAAGCGGGCGACGACGGAGCCGCGGATCAACGACGAGCAGTTCTGGCGGGCACTCGACGATCTCGAGGAGCGGTACAATGATTGATGTGCGGCGGTGATGTAGTGAGGGTTGCGTTACTGTTACGAGATTCAGTAGTATTCGGTAGTATACGGCAGTCTTTCGTAGCGGAACGCTTAACTATATGTATAGCATATAGAATGGTATGGGCGACAGGTACGAGATTGAAGGCGAAGAAATCGTTGAACGGCAAGTCAAACCATTTGGGAGTGGCGGCGCGCACGTCACAGCCCCGAAAGACTGGATCGGTGCAACGGTTAAACTCGTCCGCACTGACGAACCTGCCACCGAAGACGACGAATGACCCAGCTCACCGAACAATTCCACGTCCCCGACGAGTATCACGAGGCGTGTGACCGCCTCACCACGCTCGTCGAAAAACACACTCGGCGACTGCTCGCTGATGAATACTGGAGCGACGACCATCTTGACGCCATCAGTGACCAGACGGCCCAGTCCTACACCTACATTCGAGACGACGACCACGACGCCTTCGAGAGCGTCGACGAATACGTCTACAGTCGATTCAAGCGGTGTGTCTACCACCGCGTCACG
This window of the Halapricum desulfuricans genome carries:
- a CDS encoding FKBP-type peptidyl-prolyl cis-trans isomerase, whose amino-acid sequence is MSIEPGDGVTIDYVGRLDDGTIFDTSRREVAIEAGLAEPGDIEPEEYASLAFTVGEGEIIEGLDEALVGMAEGETATITVPPEKAYGEHESDRVREYDPETFEGMVGQQPAVGLHVHAQNGLHGDVTAVTEDGVEVDFNHQLAGETLTFEVEVLEVRD
- a CDS encoding DUF2800 domain-containing protein is translated as MPFSVSWHTLLEELDELDDGAELITPLSHDRFRVTDVQEHRVVVTFGDTGERRPLQRDQFETLYRRIQDSDDEFDLDRLPPDADPYPAVLSLHPRFEVDEQEGVIIEKEETTDTQLLSDESASAESDRVEPDGLDVYSDALLLIDALERQDVSDLTALETDALVNLYTLCSDVQRNANDFRQDIADVLLDRLHHDQPVHGQYGSVQRTSRRNRSLKDEEEVLATLEDAGIDRERVTSVDSKKVNEALEVTELSETDIYEVDESEYVRKADVDEDVKESRLQGLKDRLAASSDTESDELRQEIEALEERIDDLTSFSTGTQMQG
- a CDS encoding SWIM zinc finger family protein — encoded protein: MNVDRETVKNRSTDAVFERGVNYRDEGRIQQLDRFGELVTATVSGSKLYDVTVEFGGRSIDTRCTCPYDGGGDCKHVVAVLLDIAASPPQDESERVETVIDDVSTDDLRGFVRDALAEHPELREQFLARFGDDHSSVEEYREEIAQLFEQHADPGVYDAIDFSRFFEIAEQYRDRERYLAAATVYRAVFEEIDEKYNWIDGAHDHYAMTIQTALDGYADCVLATDPTPEQFDTYAGVLKKRATTEPRINDEQFWRALDDLEERYND
- a CDS encoding DUF2080 family transposase-associated protein, whose amino-acid sequence is MGDRYEIEGEEIVERQVKPFGSGGAHVTAPKDWIGATVKLVRTDEPATEDDE